A genomic stretch from Lysobacter ciconiae includes:
- the xpsF gene encoding type II secretion system protein XpsF → MALYTYKAINARGEMLDGQMEAASDAEVAARLQEQGHLPVEARLASEGSGLPVWRALFKPRPFAGERLVQFTQQLATLLGAGQPLDRALTILLELPEDEAARRVVSDVRDAVRGGASLSSALERQHGTFSRLYVNMVRAGEAGGSMHETLSRLADYLERSRAMQSRVINALIYPAILLVMVGLSLLFLLGYVVPEFAQMYESLDAPLPGFTKIVLGVGLFVRDWWIMLVVIPAVALLVFDRKRRDPAFRAKLDGWLLRRRFFGDLVAKVETARLARTLGTLVRNGVPLMAALGIGQKVLGNRVLAADVLLASDEVKNGVALSTALARGKRFPRLALQMIQVGEESGALDTMLVKTAETLEHQTSIALDRMLAALVPIVTVVLAGLVGVVVMAVLTPLYDLTSSIG, encoded by the coding sequence ATGGCCCTCTACACCTACAAGGCGATCAACGCCCGCGGCGAGATGCTCGACGGCCAGATGGAGGCCGCCAGCGATGCGGAGGTCGCCGCGCGCCTGCAGGAGCAGGGCCATCTGCCGGTGGAGGCGCGCTTGGCCAGCGAAGGCAGCGGCCTCCCGGTGTGGCGCGCGCTGTTCAAGCCGCGTCCGTTTGCCGGCGAGCGGCTGGTCCAGTTCACCCAGCAACTGGCGACCCTGCTGGGCGCCGGCCAGCCGCTGGACCGCGCGCTGACGATCTTGCTGGAGCTGCCCGAAGACGAAGCGGCGCGGCGGGTCGTCAGCGACGTGCGCGACGCGGTGCGCGGGGGCGCGTCGCTGTCGAGCGCACTGGAGCGCCAGCACGGCACGTTTTCGCGGCTGTACGTCAACATGGTGCGCGCCGGCGAGGCGGGCGGCAGCATGCACGAGACGCTGTCGCGCCTGGCCGACTACCTGGAGCGCTCGCGGGCGATGCAGTCGCGGGTCATCAACGCGCTGATCTACCCGGCGATCCTGCTGGTAATGGTCGGACTCAGCCTGCTGTTCCTGCTGGGCTATGTCGTGCCCGAGTTCGCCCAGATGTACGAAAGCCTGGACGCGCCGCTGCCGGGGTTCACCAAGATCGTGCTGGGGGTAGGCCTGTTTGTGCGCGACTGGTGGATCATGCTGGTGGTGATTCCGGCAGTGGCGTTGCTGGTGTTTGATCGCAAGCGCCGGGATCCGGCATTCCGCGCGAAGCTGGACGGCTGGCTGCTGCGCCGGCGTTTCTTCGGTGACCTGGTCGCCAAGGTCGAGACCGCGCGCCTGGCCCGCACGCTGGGCACGCTGGTGCGCAACGGCGTGCCCTTGATGGCCGCACTGGGCATCGGCCAGAAGGTGCTGGGCAACCGCGTGTTGGCCGCGGACGTCCTGCTGGCCAGCGACGAGGTCAAGAACGGCGTCGCCCTGTCCACCGCGCTCGCGCGCGGCAAGCGCTTCCCGCGCCTGGCCCTGCAGATGATCCAGGTCGGCGAGGAATCCGGTGCGCTGGATACCATGCTGGTCAAGACCGCCGAGACCTTAGAGCACCAGACCTCGATCGCCCTGGACCGCATGCTCGCGGCGCTGGTGCCGATAGTTACCGTCGTCCTGGCCGGACTGGTCGGCGTGGTGGTGATGGCGGTGCTGACGCCGCTGTACGACCTCACCAGTTCGATCGGATGA
- the gspG gene encoding type II secretion system major pseudopilin GspG — protein MRNKRSLTRSPAASQAGMSLIEIIIVIVLIGAVLTFVGSRVLGGADRAKANLAKSQVMTLGQKVEAFQMDTGRLPATLDELVTAPGNAAGWLGPYAKPAELNDPWGHPVEYRTPGESGPFDLVVLGKDGKVGGTSVDSDIHYD, from the coding sequence ATGCGCAACAAACGTTCCCTGACCCGTTCCCCCGCCGCGTCGCAGGCCGGCATGAGCCTGATAGAGATCATCATCGTGATCGTGCTGATCGGCGCGGTGCTCACTTTTGTCGGCTCGCGCGTGCTGGGGGGTGCCGACCGCGCCAAGGCGAACCTGGCCAAATCCCAGGTGATGACGCTGGGCCAGAAGGTCGAGGCATTCCAGATGGACACCGGCCGGCTGCCGGCCACGCTGGATGAGCTGGTGACCGCGCCCGGCAACGCCGCCGGCTGGCTGGGACCGTACGCCAAGCCGGCCGAGCTGAACGACCCGTGGGGGCATCCGGTGGAGTACCGCACACCCGGTGAAAGCGGCCCGTTCGATCTGGTCGTGCTGGGCAAGGACGGCAAGGTCGGCGGCACCAGCGTCGACAGCGACATCCACTACGACTGA
- the xpsH gene encoding type II secretion system protein XpsH, with product MRIGGSAGPSSSRRQRGISLLEMLLVIGLIAGASLLAAAAFSGGMKGTQLRAEVKEVAAQLRFTRTHAIATGEPQRFVIDPAARTWQAPKGRAGTIPAAIDVRFIGARQIQPAEGQGAVMFFADGAATGGRVQLSRDGAVWDIDVAWLTGQVSVKRAGSGN from the coding sequence ATGCGCATCGGGGGGAGCGCGGGACCATCGTCGAGCCGTCGCCAGCGGGGCATTTCGCTGCTGGAGATGCTGCTGGTGATCGGCCTGATCGCAGGCGCCAGCCTGCTCGCGGCTGCGGCCTTCAGCGGCGGGATGAAGGGCACCCAGCTGCGCGCGGAGGTGAAGGAGGTCGCCGCGCAGTTGCGCTTCACCCGTACCCACGCGATCGCGACCGGTGAGCCGCAGCGCTTCGTGATCGATCCCGCTGCGCGAACCTGGCAGGCGCCCAAGGGCCGCGCCGGCACCATTCCGGCCGCGATCGATGTGCGTTTCATCGGTGCCCGCCAGATCCAGCCCGCCGAGGGGCAGGGCGCGGTGATGTTTTTCGCCGACGGCGCCGCCACCGGCGGCCGGGTCCAGCTCAGCCGGGACGGCGCGGTGTGGGACATCGACGTGGCCTGGCTGACCGGGCAAGTCAGCGTCAAGCGCGCCGGGAGCGGCAACTGA
- the xpsI gene encoding type II secretion system protein XpsI, producing the protein MQRPTTQRGYTLIEVIVAFALLALGLTLLLGTLSGATRQVRWSADAGRAALHARSLLDTVGITEPLRPGRRDGDFEDGRYRWTLSIKPWQDPALANLPQSPADQRLLELDMTVQWRAAGPGEQLQVRSLRLAPPDTSVGSVP; encoded by the coding sequence ATGCAGAGGCCCACAACCCAGCGCGGATACACCCTGATCGAGGTGATCGTCGCCTTTGCGTTGCTGGCGCTGGGGCTGACCCTGCTCCTGGGGACCTTGTCCGGCGCGACCCGCCAGGTGCGCTGGTCGGCCGACGCGGGACGCGCGGCGCTGCACGCGCGGTCGTTGCTGGACACGGTCGGCATCACCGAGCCGCTGCGGCCGGGGCGCCGCGACGGCGATTTCGAGGACGGGCGCTACCGCTGGACCCTGTCGATCAAGCCGTGGCAGGACCCGGCATTGGCCAACCTGCCGCAGTCTCCGGCAGACCAGCGCTTGCTCGAGCTGGATATGACCGTGCAGTGGCGCGCGGCTGGCCCGGGCGAGCAGTTGCAGGTGCGCAGTTTGCGGCTGGCGCCGCCCGATACCTCTGTGGGCAGTGTCCCGTGA
- a CDS encoding prepilin-type N-terminal cleavage/methylation domain-containing protein, with protein MGPDRARGRGFTLVEVMLATVLLAAGLALAFATLTAASQTATRGEALAERSERMRAVEGFLRRRISAARPVAFHTGQANERPQRFLGEPERMRFVADLPDYLGRGGPYSHDFQVERSEGFYRIVLALDIVSAGETVEDPRGRAPDILVDGLASARFRYRGIDPESGELGAWTDRWAAIDRLPVLVEASLTDADGGKWPTLVVAIPQAVGVVSGPAGGSW; from the coding sequence ATGGGACCGGACAGGGCGAGAGGGCGCGGCTTCACCCTGGTCGAGGTGATGCTGGCGACGGTGCTGCTCGCCGCCGGGCTGGCGCTGGCGTTTGCGACCTTGACCGCGGCCAGCCAGACCGCGACCCGCGGCGAAGCGCTGGCCGAGCGCAGCGAGCGCATGCGCGCGGTGGAGGGCTTCCTGCGCAGGCGCATCAGCGCGGCGCGGCCGGTGGCCTTCCACACCGGCCAGGCGAATGAGCGTCCGCAACGCTTCCTCGGCGAGCCGGAGCGGATGCGCTTCGTCGCCGATCTGCCCGATTACCTGGGCCGCGGCGGTCCGTATTCGCACGATTTCCAGGTCGAGCGCAGCGAAGGCTTCTATCGGATCGTCCTCGCACTGGACATCGTGTCGGCGGGGGAGACCGTGGAGGACCCTCGCGGCCGCGCCCCTGACATCCTGGTGGACGGGCTGGCCTCGGCGCGCTTCCGCTACCGCGGCATCGACCCGGAAAGCGGTGAGCTGGGCGCGTGGACCGACCGCTGGGCCGCGATCGACCGCTTGCCGGTGCTGGTGGAGGCCAGCCTCACCGATGCCGATGGCGGCAAGTGGCCGACGCTGGTGGTGGCGATTCCGCAGGCCGTGGGCGTCGTCTCCGGCCCTGCAGGCGGCAGCTGGTGA
- a CDS encoding type II secretion system minor pseudopilin, producing MIVLLTALVGAFAMTARVEHMQGQVLARGMNAQAAARAGLEYALHRLAQSDPRVQWQPDGRPYEWEYAGAQVQVRIVAEGGKVDLNHADATLLAGLLRVLGSDPGEATRLAGAIIDWRDPDSLSQPAGGAENADYAAAGRAYGAKDAEFESIAELEQVLGFTPELYAKIAPHVTVYSRSPRPDPAFAAAPVLDAMGMDGERIVAGRGVVDPATGLPMAGGGASPGLGGGSAAGGTYSIDSRAQLADGRRSLLRAVVLTNPPVGPGPAYTTLYWEEGASPR from the coding sequence ATGATCGTCCTGCTCACCGCGCTGGTAGGCGCGTTCGCGATGACTGCCCGGGTCGAGCACATGCAAGGCCAGGTCCTGGCCCGAGGCATGAACGCCCAGGCCGCCGCGCGCGCCGGGCTGGAGTACGCGCTGCATCGTCTGGCCCAGTCCGATCCGCGCGTGCAGTGGCAGCCCGACGGGCGTCCCTATGAGTGGGAGTACGCCGGCGCGCAGGTGCAGGTGCGGATCGTGGCCGAAGGTGGCAAGGTCGACCTCAACCACGCCGACGCGACGCTGCTGGCCGGCCTGCTGCGGGTGCTGGGCAGCGATCCGGGCGAGGCCACGCGCCTGGCCGGGGCGATCATCGACTGGCGCGACCCGGATTCGCTGAGCCAGCCCGCGGGCGGCGCCGAGAACGCCGACTACGCGGCGGCCGGGCGCGCCTACGGTGCCAAGGACGCCGAGTTTGAAAGCATCGCCGAACTGGAGCAGGTGTTGGGCTTCACCCCGGAGCTGTATGCGAAGATCGCCCCGCACGTGACGGTCTACAGCCGCTCGCCGCGCCCCGACCCCGCCTTCGCCGCTGCTCCGGTCCTCGACGCCATGGGCATGGACGGCGAGCGGATCGTCGCCGGACGCGGCGTCGTCGATCCCGCCACCGGACTGCCCATGGCCGGGGGCGGCGCGTCGCCCGGTCTGGGCGGCGGTTCGGCAGCGGGCGGAACGTATAGTATCGACAGCCGCGCGCAGTTGGCCGACGGCCGTCGCTCACTGTTGCGCGCCGTCGTGCTGACCAACCCCCCCGTTGGCCCAGGCCCGGCCTACACCACGTTGTACTGGGAAGAGGGAGCTTCGCCACGATGA
- a CDS encoding PilN domain-containing protein → MSQPGSTIGVRLGRVGTHLVPGVGGYLSWWGRSLAAGLPPALRQTLGFGRGRVLLQVDADEMQLCRQCDDALIDMARVPLPPLVARSHADGDALGSLLGPRLAELPRWLLLPAASSLTRRINLPASALERLRDVVGFEIDRQTPFTAEAVAFDARVLGRRESDGQLDVELVVVPRHLLDQQRTAMGPLASELAGVDVAGTDGAPLGVNLLPPEQRRRRRDPAAVWNAVLAGVALLATVALLWQLLENRRSAAAALEQVIASQADAGRRSAMQRQQLTAVLEGQVFLDRLRAERAPTTEILDELTRRLPDTTYLEKLSINGDQLMLIGLSTKAAALIGELQGAEQWRSPALAGALQPDPQSGRDRFTLTANLAAPAATPDPTNPAPPKTADAPAPRDR, encoded by the coding sequence ATGAGCCAGCCAGGTTCCACCATCGGCGTCCGACTGGGGCGCGTGGGCACGCACCTGGTGCCGGGCGTGGGTGGCTACCTGTCGTGGTGGGGCCGCTCGCTGGCGGCTGGGCTGCCGCCGGCGTTGCGCCAGACCCTGGGATTCGGCCGCGGTCGCGTCCTGCTCCAGGTCGACGCGGACGAAATGCAGCTGTGCCGGCAATGCGATGACGCGCTGATCGACATGGCGCGGGTCCCGTTGCCGCCGCTGGTCGCCCGCTCCCATGCCGATGGCGATGCGCTGGGGTCCTTGCTGGGGCCACGCCTGGCCGAGCTGCCGCGCTGGTTGCTGCTGCCCGCGGCCAGCAGCCTGACGCGACGGATCAACCTGCCGGCAAGTGCGCTGGAACGTCTGCGCGACGTGGTCGGTTTCGAGATCGACCGGCAAACCCCGTTCACCGCCGAGGCCGTCGCCTTCGATGCGCGCGTGCTGGGACGCCGCGAAAGCGATGGCCAACTGGACGTGGAACTGGTGGTGGTGCCGCGGCATCTGCTGGATCAGCAGCGCACCGCGATGGGGCCGTTGGCATCGGAACTGGCCGGGGTCGACGTGGCCGGGACGGATGGGGCGCCGTTGGGGGTCAACCTGTTGCCGCCAGAACAGCGCCGGCGCCGGCGCGATCCGGCGGCTGTGTGGAATGCCGTGCTCGCCGGCGTCGCGCTGCTGGCCACGGTCGCCCTGCTGTGGCAGCTGCTCGAGAACCGGCGCAGTGCCGCAGCGGCGCTGGAGCAGGTCATTGCCAGCCAGGCCGACGCCGGCCGTCGGTCGGCCATGCAGCGCCAGCAATTGACGGCGGTGCTGGAAGGACAGGTGTTCCTCGATCGCTTGCGTGCGGAGCGCGCGCCGACGACCGAAATCCTCGATGAACTCACCAGGCGGCTGCCCGATACCACCTACCTGGAAAAACTCTCCATCAACGGCGACCAGCTGATGCTGATCGGTCTGAGCACGAAAGCGGCCGCGCTGATCGGCGAACTGCAGGGGGCCGAGCAGTGGCGGTCGCCCGCGCTCGCCGGCGCGTTGCAGCCTGATCCGCAAAGCGGTCGCGACCGCTTCACGTTGACCGCCAACCTCGCCGCTCCCGCAGCAACACCCGATCCGACAAATCCCGCCCCGCCGAAGACCGCCGATGCGCCTGCACCACGCGACCGCTGA
- the gspM gene encoding type II secretion system protein GspM, with translation MRLHHATAEVPSRRDRWLAAGLLLAVLAIAYGVLVHPWWTVPMREADARIESLQQRELRLRMQLQQAPQVAARLHQVREQYADTPGFLPEANAELATASLIQRLETVVAEASPGNRSCAITNRSPLDSDNRQSYRRVVAQVRLRCGTLELSRVLYLLESGSPRLFVDNLNILTETLYLSRNQSVDMGGLDVSFDLAGYLLPLDAPTTAGVSDAP, from the coding sequence ATGCGCCTGCACCACGCGACCGCTGAGGTGCCGTCGCGTCGCGACCGCTGGCTTGCTGCCGGTCTGCTGCTGGCCGTGCTGGCGATCGCCTACGGTGTGCTGGTGCATCCGTGGTGGACCGTTCCGATGCGCGAGGCGGACGCACGGATCGAGTCCCTGCAGCAACGCGAGTTGCGCCTGCGGATGCAGCTGCAGCAGGCACCCCAGGTGGCCGCACGCCTGCACCAGGTGAGGGAGCAGTACGCCGACACCCCCGGCTTCCTGCCGGAGGCGAACGCGGAACTGGCCACCGCCAGCCTGATCCAGCGCCTGGAAACGGTGGTGGCGGAGGCCAGCCCCGGCAATCGCAGCTGTGCAATCACCAACCGCTCGCCGCTCGATTCCGACAACCGCCAGTCGTATCGGCGCGTTGTCGCCCAGGTCCGCCTGCGTTGTGGCACGCTCGAGCTGAGCCGGGTGCTGTACCTGCTGGAAAGCGGCAGTCCGCGGCTGTTTGTGGACAACCTGAACATCCTGACGGAAACCCTCTACCTGAGCCGGAACCAGTCGGTGGATATGGGCGGCCTGGATGTGTCCTTTGATCTGGCGGGTTATCTGCTGCCCCTGGATGCGCCGACGACGGCCGGGGTGAGCGATGCGCCTTGA